The Pseudodesulfovibrio cashew genomic sequence GTCGGCGGTGAACTCGGTGATGTGCAGCATCTTGGTTGCGGCAGCGGTGTCGAACACGGTGCCGGTGATCGGGCTCTTCGGGGTCGTCATCTGAGAACCCTGATTGTCGCCGTTCATGGTGTCCATGTACTGGTGGACGACGCGCCACATGTGGCCGCACTCGCCGCCGAGAATCCACTTACAGCCGAGGCGGTTGGCTTCGGCGTACATCTTGGCGTTGAGCTTCTTCATGACTTCGTTGTTGGTGAACGAACCGAAGTTGCCGCCCTCGGAGGCGTAGGTGGACATGGTGTAGTCCAGGTCCAGGTAATCGAAGAGCAGCAGGTAGCCCATGAAGGTGTAGATGCCCGGATCGGCGAAGACGTCGCCGGACGGGGTGATGAACAGGATCTCATGGCCCTTTTCGTTGAGCGGGGCCTTGACCCGGCGACCGGTGACTTCTTCGATGTCATCGACCATGAAGTCGACGATGTCCTTGAAGGCGTGGGGCTGAATGCCGAGGTGGTTACCTGTGATGTTACAGTTGGAGACCGGCTCCATGATCCAGTTGGTGTTCAGGCCGACCAGGTGCATCAGCTCGCGGGCCATCATGGTCATTTCCGCGGTGTCGATGCCGTAGGGGCAGAACAGGGAGCAGCGGCGGCACTGGGTGCACTGGTAGAAGTAGATGAACCACTCCTTGAGCACGTTTTCTTCCATGACGCGGGAGCCCGTCAGCTTGGACAGGATCTTGCCGGCCAGGGTGAACTCGCCGCGGTAGACCGAACGCATCAGTTCGGCGCGGAGCACGGGCATGTTCTTGGGGTCGCCGGAGCCGATGAAGTAGTGGCACTTGTCAGCGCAGGCACCGCAACGCACGCAGATGTCCATGAACAGCTGCAGGGAGCGGAACTTCTTGAGGCGTTCGCGGAAACCGTTGACCACGGTCTCCTTCCAGTTGGCGGGCAGATGCCAGTCAGCCTCGCCGGGAACCCATTGACGCGCCTCGCCCCACAGACCGGGCATCTTGGATTCCATGTACGCGATCTTTTCGGGCTTGGCGGGATAACACCAGTTGCCCGGTGAGAAGTCCACCGGGGTCTCCATCCAGCCTGTGGCCGGCGGAGCGTAGTCTATGCTTTTGAAAAGCTCATCAGCTTTTGGGATGTCGGACATATTTCTTCTCTCCTGATTAAAGAAGTATCACCTTGGGCGACCCCTAGGCGTCGGCCTCTTCAGGGGCCTTGCCGTTCTCGGGGTTATCCAGAGGCAGGCCTGCCTCGGCCATGACGACGCCGAATTCCTTTTCGTAATCCGCATAGGCGTGAGCCTTGATCTTCGGATCGTTCCAGGGATTCACGTGGTGCTTGGCGCGCGTGTCGTTCGGCATGTTCCTGGTGGGCGACAGGAAGACGCCGGGCAGGTGCATGAGTTTGGAGAACGGGAAGTACGCCATGAGGCAGCTGACCAGGAAGACGTGGACGAAGAAGGAGACGTTGATGGACTCGGGGATGACGTAGTGGAACGTCGCCAGACCCATGGTCAGCTCCTTGATCGCGATGACGTCGACCTTGGCATAGTAGCGCATGTAGATGCCCGACAGGGCGATGGCCAGGATCAGGAACAGCGGGAAGAAGTCCGATACATACGAGATGTAGTTGATCCGGGCGTTGATCAGCCTGCGGCCGAGCAGGAGCAGCACGCCGAGCACCAGACCGGCGTCGGTCAGGTACAGGGTGGGCGCACCGATCTGCAGAATGCCGTCAACGAACTCCAGGGCTCCCACAGGCAGGAACGGGATGGGTTCGAGGAACAGGCGCAGGTGGCGCAGGGCGATGATGAAAAAGGAGTAGTGGAACGTGATGGCGAAGAGCCAGAGCCATTTGCTGGACTTGTAGGCCACCACCGGACCGTCCTTGGTCTCGTGCAGAGACACGGCGGTGTTCCGGAACAGGGACCGGAATGCGAAGACCTCGAGAACCATACGGAAGAAGGTCTGCGCCCCGGTCTGGGGACAGTCAAGCTTGTTCTGCTTGAACATGACGGGATCAAAGGATTTGAACTGACCGCCGGTTGTGGGAATCCGGAAAGGTACGTCGGTCCGGGCCCAGGTGAAGACTTTGTATACAAAGCCGATAAGGAAGATGCAGAACGCCAAGTACGGGATGGAGGCGCCGAACAGGGAGTTCAGATGCGCCGCGCCAACCCCGAACAAGGGGATCAACACCAGGAGAAAGACGAACAGAAGTGAGTAAAGAGCATTCATCTACCGTCACCTCGCTTGAAGGTTGGACTTGCCGGGTCTCACGCCGGAAAGCCTGCCACTAACGGGCCGTGCCTAGACGGTCTGGTGCTGAATGAAAAGACGTATTTTGATGCGCGGTTCCGGTCCCCGGTTGCCCCCTGGACCGGCCGCTCAAAAGCCCGACTCTCCCTTAAGCCAACGCCACACCCCTGGGCGCGTCCCTAATCGGCTGACGAATCAGCCGTAACGTCCGCAATCATACCGGCCTTCCTGAGCAGGTTGCTCTGGGAGCGCTTCACTTCGTCCACGCGCATCCGGTATATCTCTTCGCGACCTTTGGAGTAGATGTCGAACGACATCATGGCCAGGTTGTCCACCCTGGCCTCGAATCGGAGCAGGTCCCCGAGCCTGTCCTCCGCCTGCATGGGTTTGAAGAACTCGTCGCGAAGGAGCTTCTTCAGCAGAAAAACGAAACTGATGGCCTGGGACGGGGTGAAGTCCTGCACGGAGCGGATGCGGATGAGGCGGTCCAGCTCTTCGGCGATCTTCTCGGCGTCCTGCCATTCTATGATCAGGTCGACCAGAGCCCGGGTGGCCTCGAAAATGGCCGCCCCGACCGGATTCTGGAACCGATCCTTCTGCCGGACCCATATTTTTTGGGTTTCCTTGGGGTAGGTTCGGAGGATCAGCTCCGCCCATTTCTCCGACAGCTCGTCCTTGCGCTCTGCAAGTTCGGATTCAAATGTCATTATCTACTCGTAAAAACTGGCAAACTTATAGGGGTGGCTCAGCCCTTCACCTGAGAGAGCCCACAGCGTCACCAGTTATGCTTGTGTAAGTTGTGAAAAGCCTCACGTAAAACTTAGGAACCATATTCCAAACCCCCCGCGAAAGGTCAAGGTTTTTTCAAGGAAAACCCGGCCTGTGAGAAGGGTTCTCAAAGGATAACAAGGGGAATGGAAAACCAGGGTCGTCGCGGTGCCGAGGCGGGTTCTAGTTGCCGGCGATGCGGTTGCGACCGCCTCGTTTGGCCCTGTAGAGCGCTTCGTCCGCCCTGTTGAGCACGGTGCCGATGGACATGTCGCCTTCATCCGCGGTGGAGATGCCGATGGAAACCGTGAAGCTCACGGTCTCCTCCTTGGCCTGGACCCGGATGGAAGCCA encodes the following:
- the dsrM gene encoding sulfate reduction electron transfer complex DsrMKJOP subunit DsrM, producing MNALYSLLFVFLLVLIPLFGVGAAHLNSLFGASIPYLAFCIFLIGFVYKVFTWARTDVPFRIPTTGGQFKSFDPVMFKQNKLDCPQTGAQTFFRMVLEVFAFRSLFRNTAVSLHETKDGPVVAYKSSKWLWLFAITFHYSFFIIALRHLRLFLEPIPFLPVGALEFVDGILQIGAPTLYLTDAGLVLGVLLLLGRRLINARINYISYVSDFFPLFLILAIALSGIYMRYYAKVDVIAIKELTMGLATFHYVIPESINVSFFVHVFLVSCLMAYFPFSKLMHLPGVFLSPTRNMPNDTRAKHHVNPWNDPKIKAHAYADYEKEFGVVMAEAGLPLDNPENGKAPEEADA
- a CDS encoding RsbRD N-terminal domain-containing protein, producing the protein MTFESELAERKDELSEKWAELILRTYPKETQKIWVRQKDRFQNPVGAAIFEATRALVDLIIEWQDAEKIAEELDRLIRIRSVQDFTPSQAISFVFLLKKLLRDEFFKPMQAEDRLGDLLRFEARVDNLAMMSFDIYSKGREEIYRMRVDEVKRSQSNLLRKAGMIADVTADSSAD
- the dsrK gene encoding sulfate reduction electron transfer complex DsrMKJOP subunit DsrK; translation: MSDIPKADELFKSIDYAPPATGWMETPVDFSPGNWCYPAKPEKIAYMESKMPGLWGEARQWVPGEADWHLPANWKETVVNGFRERLKKFRSLQLFMDICVRCGACADKCHYFIGSGDPKNMPVLRAELMRSVYRGEFTLAGKILSKLTGSRVMEENVLKEWFIYFYQCTQCRRCSLFCPYGIDTAEMTMMARELMHLVGLNTNWIMEPVSNCNITGNHLGIQPHAFKDIVDFMVDDIEEVTGRRVKAPLNEKGHEILFITPSGDVFADPGIYTFMGYLLLFDYLDLDYTMSTYASEGGNFGSFTNNEVMKKLNAKMYAEANRLGCKWILGGECGHMWRVVHQYMDTMNGDNQGSQMTTPKSPITGTVFDTAAATKMLHITEFTADLIKNGKLNLDPSRNDHLRVTFHDSCNPARGMGLLDEPRYVIKNVCNNFFEMPPQTTREQTFCCAGGSGLNTDEIMEIRLRGGLPRGNALRYVRDKHGVNTMACICAIDRATLIPLADYWAPGVTITGTHELVANALVLEEGEVRKMDMRQEYLPGFEDEEDDWTPPNMEA